Below is a window of Mycobacterium dioxanotrophicus DNA.
CCGGTCGCCGCCGACGGCGGGCCGGTCTGCACACCGCTGACGAAGGTGCCCATCGGGGTGGACACCGCGGTGATGCCGGGGACCCGCGAGAGGTCGGCCGCGTAGCGGGCAATGTCTTGGGGCCCCAGCCCGTCGGCGTCGGGGATGACCACCGACACCGACGTGGCGGGGTCGGCATCGAACCCGGTGCGGAGTTGGTTCCCGACCTGATGCGGTGACGCCGAACTGGGTAACACGCGGTCGTCGGGGAAGCCCCACTTGACGCCGAGGAACGGCACACCGAGCAGCACCAGCAGCGTGACGACCGCCAGTCCGATCGAAACCGCGTGGCGCATGACGAATCTGGTCGAGCGGTACCAGAATTGCTGGTCGACGGGACGGGGCACCGGTGGCGATCTACGCAGCAATCGCCGAACGTCCAGCGCGTCCAGCCGGGTGCCGAGCACGACGATCGCTGCCGGTGTCACCACCACCGCCACGCTCGCGGCGAAGGTCACCGTGGCAACGCCCGCGTACGCCAGGGACTTGAGGAAGTGCATCGGGAACAAGATCAGCGCGGCCATCGAGAGCGCGACCGTCGTCGCGGAGAACAACACCGTGCGGCCCGCCGTCACCATGGTGCGCTCGAGCGCTTCGTCGCGGCCGGCGCCGTCCGCCAACTCGTCGCGGTACCGGCTGATGATCAGCAACGTGTAGTCGATCGCCAGCGCGAGGCCCATCGCGGTGCTCAGATTCAGCGCGAAGATCGACACGTCGGTGGTGAACGTGATCAGCCGCAGGACGGCGAGCGCGCCCGCGATCGCCATCACCGCGACCATCACGGGCAACGCCGCGGCCAACAATCCACCGAAGACCCACACCAAAACAAGGAAGCTGAGCGGTATGGCGATCGACTCCATCAGCAGCAGGTCCTTCTGCGTCTGCTGGGTGATCCCCGCGTTGACCATCGCCGGGCCGCCGGTCTGCACCGTGACGGCGTCGTGGTTCCGCAATATCTGCTCGGACAGCGTGTTTGCGTAGTTGGGCGCGTCCCGCTCTCCGCCGGTGATGCCTGCCACGATCAGTCCCGACCTGCCGTCTCTGCTGACGAGCTGGGTGGCCGCGGCCGGCGGGACGGTCCATGCGGACGTCACGTTCGCCACATGCGGTGAGCGGTGCAGTTCGTCGACGATCGCGGTGCCGGTCCGGCGGGCCGCTGTGCTGTCGGCACCGTCCGGCGAGCTGACGACGAACACGAGCTGTTGGTCGCCCTGGCCGAATCGATCGGCGAGCATTCGCGTCGCGATCGCCGATTCGGATGCCGGGTCTTCGAACCCGGTCGGCGAAAGGCTGTTGGCCACCGGGATACCGAAGACAGCGGCGACGACCATCGCCAGCGCCGCGACGGAGACGGTCAGTCGTGGTGCCGCGATGGCGAGGCGAGCAATGCGGTGCAGCAAGTTCGTGTCCTTTGCGGACGACAGTTCCAGCTACCTTGACGACTTGCGATGTTACAGCGGCAGATCGAGGTTCTGCGAGCCCTTGGCCGGATCCGAGAGCCACCGGCACAGCGCGATTGAGGCCGGCCTTTTTGCGGAGTCAAAAATCAAGGACGACAGGGGATGCCGGGCATTTCTAAGCATGCGAACGTTGAACCGTGGCGCGGTCGGCACCGTGTCATCAGTGACGACCAGATTGGAGCGCTGACGACCGAAGCTGATCAACGATCACCAGTAGTACCTGGCCCACGGGACGAGACTGCAGTAGTGCGTTACTCAATCTCGCCGCACCACACGGCATCCATAATTCACGGTGTTGGAGATGGTCTCCAGGAGAGGACGGATCATAGGGGCCGCGGTGCGCCAAATTCCATCGGCAGCACTGCGCCGACGCTGTTTTCAGTTAGCCTGAAATGACCGACGCCACAGGCCAGTCCCCCTTGGGCCCGGCAGTGATAGCTGAGCGAACGGAGGCGGTGGATGACCACCGAGGCCCGGAACCTATTTGACGCCATCGTCATTGGCGCAGGTCCGTCCGGCCTCGCCGTCACACGCGAGTTGCGGCATCGGCACGGCATCAAGGCGTTGATCCTCGATCGTGCTGGGGCACCGGCAATTTCGTGGCGAACACGGTATGACAACTTCCGGTTGAACACCACCGGCTTCCTCTCCCATCTCCCGGGGCAGAGAATCCCCGTCGCGGCCGGACGCTGGCCGACCAGAGAGGACATGGTCGCCTACTTCGACAGCTACGTCGAACGTCAGAACATCTCGCTGCGCTTCGAATGCGAGGTCAACCGGGTCGATCGCACGGCCGACGGCTGGCAACTCGACACGTCGGCGGGCGAGATCCACGCACCGACGGTCGTACTCGCGACGGGCAACTACCGGACGCCGGTCATCCCGGCCTGGCCAGGCCTCAACGATTTCACGGGCGAGGTCACGCATTCCGCGGGCTTCCGCAATGCACGGCCGTACCGGAATCGCGATGTCCTGGTGGTCGGCGCCGGGAATTCGGCCGCCGACATCGCGGTCCAACTCGCCGACGACGACGCCAACCGGATCTGGCTTGCCGTGCGCACTCCCCCGCATCTCGTGCGCCGGGCGCTGGGCCCGATTCCGTCCGACGTGTTTCTCGAGCTGTCCGCCCGGATACCGGCAAGTGTGGTCGACCCACTGATCGCGCGCACCCACCGGCTGGTGTGGGGCACCGATCTGTCCGTCTACGGTTTTCAGCGGCCACCGTTGGGACTGAAGGCAACTGTCGAACAACGCGGCCGCATCCCAACATTCGCCGACGAACTCGTCGCTGCGGTTCGGGCCGGACGCATCGAAGTGGTGCCCGCGGTGAAAGCGGTCGGGCCCAGCTGCGTGACGCTCGCCGACGGCTCGTCCGTCGCACCCGATGTGATCATCGCCGCCACCGGATTCAGTCCCGATCTCGACGACCTGGTCGGCCATCTCGGCGTCCTGGACGATCGCGGCAATCCCCGCGGCGGCTTCTCGGGTCACCTCGGCGACGGTCTCTTCACCATCGGCTACGGCATCCCCCCCAACAGTCCGCTGCGGTCGATCCGTCGGCACGCGACGCGGCTGGCCCGCGACATTGCCCGGTATCTGAGGGATTTATCTATCAGAAGTGAAGCGCCACAGCCTGTCTCGGGGACCCGCGGCAGGCGCGCCGCCGAGCAGGGCCGATTCCGATGACGCTCAAACGGTTCCTGGCGCCGCTGCGCTGGTCGGTCATCAACACGTTCCTGCTGCCGCGGACATTCGCGCGGACCGGCCAGTTCGGTGACGGCCGGGAGGCCGCGGCCGCCGAGTACGTGCTGGCCAACGCCCGCCGAGGCGACGTCGACGACGTGCTGGCCACCATGGACCGATTCGCCTATGACAAGACCTTCCTGATCAGCGTCGGCGACGAGAAGGGCGAATTGCTCGACGCCGCGGTCAAACGCGCCGACACCCGTCTGGCACTCGAGCTCGGTACCTACTGCGGTTACGGCGCGCTGCGAATCGCCCGTTCCGCGCCGACGGCGAAGGTGTTCTCGGTGGAGTGGGCGCAGGCCAACGCCGACATCGCCCGGCGGATCTGGGCACACGCCGGCGTGGACTACCGGATCACGTGCGTCGTCGGCATGATCGGCGACGGCGGGCGCACTCTGCAGGCACTCGAAGACCACGGATTCCGGGCCGGCGCCCTGGACCTGTTGTTCCTCGACCACGTCAAGAGCGCATACCTGCCAGATCTGCACAGCATCGTCGAGCGGGGATGGCTGCATCCCGGTTCGATCGTCGTCGCCGACAACGTCAAGATCCCGGGCGCCCCGAAGTACCGCGAATACATGCGCCAGCAGCAGGGCACGACGTTCGACACCATCGAGCACAACACCCACGGCGAATATCAGACGGTGGTCCGGGACCTGATGCTGGAGTCGGTCGTCCTGCCCGCATCACGCGACGGCCGGGTGAACGGGTAGCAGCACAGGCCGATCAGCAGAGCGCAGAGATGCCCGATAGCGGTGAAGTTGATGTTGCCCACCAGCGCGGCCCCGAAGTAGATGAACGCCGTCCCCAGATACACCCACCGCCAGGGCCGCACGATGCGGTATGCCAGCACCGCGCCCACCCCGACCAGGAAATAGCTGACCCCGATGTCGCGCACGTGGACGAGACGCTCTGGCGCGACGTGATCGTGGATCGCCAGGTACAGCAGGCCTTCGCTGATGTAGGTGGCCAGCACGTGGGCGATCAAGCCGACACTGAGCCACCGGATTTGTCCGAGCCAGCGTTCGGCGGGCGCGAGGATGAGGCTGAACAGTACGAGATACGGCGTCCAGAAGCGGCCGTCGATCCAGAAGAGGCTGGTGACCAGCACGTAGAGCGGGTCGGTCTCCAGGTGGTGGATGTTGGTCGAGCTCTGGATCAGCAGGACGTGCAGGTCCCGCCCGTGCAGTTGGTGCTGAATGATCGTGGTGACCAGCAGGGCCGCCAGCCAGGTGTAGGTCAGCGGCGCGCTGCGGACATACCGCCACACCGCCGTCAGCCACGAATTCAGACGCACGCGCCCAGTATGCGCACGTCGGCATCGTCGTGCCCTCGATCAAGCTGTGGACGAGCTGTCAGCCTCGAAGAACCGCCGCAGCCGGCGAGCTAGCGCAGATAGACCTCGCCGCCGGTCGGGTAACCGCCGCCGGTGGTGGTGAGGTGCACGTGGTCGTAGTGGCCGTAGCCGCCGCTCTGCGGGCCGCTCGGCGTGTAATAGGTGCCGCGCCAGATAGCGTCCTGCAGCCCGAACCGGTCCGCGTTCTTCAGCGCGTACGCGACGATCGCATTGCCCAGCGCGATGCCCTCGGCACTGCTGGGGTTGGGGATCATCACGTCGAGCGCCAGCCCGTCGGGATGCCAGCGCAGCGCGTCGGGTCGAACCCCTCCGATCTGGTGAATCTCGGGGAACGCTGCGCTGACGGCTCGGGCCGTCAGGATCGTCCGGACCTGTAGGCCCCGTTCGGGCGCGACCCCGACCGGCAGGAAGCGGGGGACGACGGCGACGGGTACGACGCGGTAGTGCGAGCGTGAAGCCGCCTGCAGGGAGACGACGGACATGCCCGAGTCCTCCTCGGACGGGGCTGACGAGAACTTGCTCCGCACCGGCGTGACCACCTGCAGACCGCTCGCGACATCACCCTCGATGACCGATTTGGCGGCTTGCCCGGAGCTGAGTTCAGCGGCGCTCCCGCCGACGGCGAAGAACACCGCGGTCGAGGCGAGCACGGTAGCGCCGACGGCCGGTGATACCCGCCGCCGACTGGCTAATGCGTGCCGACCCACACGGAGCACCATACGAGCGGCTCAGGATCCGTGCAGCAACCCCCCAGCCGATCTTGGAGTTTCCTCAGAGTCTCGCCAGATAACACACAATCGACTTTTTGGTGCGCACCGACACGCAATCGTGACCTGTGAGCGGCCGATTCGCTCGCCGCGCGGCGTGCCACCTAGGCGACTAAACGAATTGAAAATGTCATCCCGGTCAGGTGCCGCCCGCTACGCTCCTACCCAAAATTGACGCAGCCGTACATCGCGGGGGGCGCCGGTCCATGAAGCCGTGGGATGGCGGGCGCCCGAAGACCCGCCGCGTCATCCTCGGGGAGAAAGCCGTCGCGACGCGCGGCCTTTCGTTGCGGTACGCCACCGAGCAGATCCGCTCATCGACGGACTGGTGCTGCCACGACGACACCCGCAATCCAAACCCACGCAGCGGTTTCCACGCCGGGCAAGCCGGGCACCACAGCGAACTCGACAGCCACCAAACGACTCTCAGACGTCGGCAAGCGAATCTGCGGCAGCATCAACAAGATCGGCCAAGGACTCAAGAAGGCCTTCGCCAAACCGGCCAAGTCAGACAAACCCAGCCAAGCAAACAAGAGCGACGCCGGTGCAGGCGGTTCGGGGGACGCCGAACAGCACCGACGTGATCGGTCCCCTCGCAGCCAGGGAGGGGACCGATTTTTTGGTGCGGGAAGACCACCGACGGGTCACTGACAATGGGTAGATGCACCGGATCAGCGTCATCGCCGCGGCGGCCGTGTCCGCCGGACTGCTCGCGGCACCGCAGGCGAGTGCGTCGCCCGATGCCGGCGCGCTGGCCGCACTCACACCGGTGGACGCCAGCACCTATGGCACCTACAGCACGTACGGCGCCGGCGGCTGGCAGTTCACCACCGCTGACGGCATCCACTGCCGCATCATGACGATCACCCGCTGGCAGAGCCCGCCGACGGCAGATTGTTGGGGTTCGTTGCCAGGTGTCACTGGGAGCACCAACTATGCCTTCGCCAAAGGGCCATGGTTCGGCCCGACGGACGATGTGAGATCAGGGCTCGGCACCGCGAACCTCGAGGACTTCGAAACCTACCGGAGCTACGAGCACCGCAGCGGCCCCGACGTCGACCGGGTCGATCCGGCGTCGTATCACCTGCTGCCGACCGGCTCGAAAATTGTGGTGCCAGAGGATAGTTCGTCCGTCACCTGCGGTGTGCCGAGCGACCACAACGTGGTGTGCACAGTGGCAGGAACCGGCCAGGACGGGCCATGGCAATACGGATTCGTGTTGAGCCCGCAGGGCAGCCGGTCGTTCTAGAACGTCTACCCCGCGGGCGAACGATCAGCCTTGGAAGATGCGGATCCAGTCGATCAGCATCTCGGCCGGGTAGCTCCCGCCGCTGGGATCGCGACCGCCCGAGCCACCGACAGCGATGTTGAACACCGGCACCAGGGTGTAGCCCGGATCGTTGAACGGCCAGTCGTCCAACGAGTTCGCCGGAACCGAGAAGAACGGCTCCATGCCTGCCGCGTAGTCCTTCCAGAAGTACATGCCCTGCGGCGTCCACGACATGCGCCAGGTGTGCCACCCGCCGTCGATCGGGTGAGGATCGGTAGCGAACGATTCACCGTCGAGCCGGGCGTGCACCGTTGTGCCCGAAGGCCAGTCGCGGTTGCCGTACCACTCGACCAGGTCAACCTCGCCGCCACGAACCGGATCGTCGTTGAGGAGCCAGAACGCGGGCCAGGCACCGTCGGTCAGGCAGTTGA
It encodes the following:
- a CDS encoding O-methyltransferase, which gives rise to MTLKRFLAPLRWSVINTFLLPRTFARTGQFGDGREAAAAEYVLANARRGDVDDVLATMDRFAYDKTFLISVGDEKGELLDAAVKRADTRLALELGTYCGYGALRIARSAPTAKVFSVEWAQANADIARRIWAHAGVDYRITCVVGMIGDGGRTLQALEDHGFRAGALDLLFLDHVKSAYLPDLHSIVERGWLHPGSIVVADNVKIPGAPKYREYMRQQQGTTFDTIEHNTHGEYQTVVRDLMLESVVLPASRDGRVNG
- a CDS encoding flavin-containing monooxygenase, producing MTTEARNLFDAIVIGAGPSGLAVTRELRHRHGIKALILDRAGAPAISWRTRYDNFRLNTTGFLSHLPGQRIPVAAGRWPTREDMVAYFDSYVERQNISLRFECEVNRVDRTADGWQLDTSAGEIHAPTVVLATGNYRTPVIPAWPGLNDFTGEVTHSAGFRNARPYRNRDVLVVGAGNSAADIAVQLADDDANRIWLAVRTPPHLVRRALGPIPSDVFLELSARIPASVVDPLIARTHRLVWGTDLSVYGFQRPPLGLKATVEQRGRIPTFADELVAAVRAGRIEVVPAVKAVGPSCVTLADGSSVAPDVIIAATGFSPDLDDLVGHLGVLDDRGNPRGGFSGHLGDGLFTIGYGIPPNSPLRSIRRHATRLARDIARYLRDLSIRSEAPQPVSGTRGRRAAEQGRFR
- a CDS encoding MMPL family transporter, giving the protein MLHRIARLAIAAPRLTVSVAALAMVVAAVFGIPVANSLSPTGFEDPASESAIATRMLADRFGQGDQQLVFVVSSPDGADSTAARRTGTAIVDELHRSPHVANVTSAWTVPPAAATQLVSRDGRSGLIVAGITGGERDAPNYANTLSEQILRNHDAVTVQTGGPAMVNAGITQQTQKDLLLMESIAIPLSFLVLVWVFGGLLAAALPVMVAVMAIAGALAVLRLITFTTDVSIFALNLSTAMGLALAIDYTLLIISRYRDELADGAGRDEALERTMVTAGRTVLFSATTVALSMAALILFPMHFLKSLAYAGVATVTFAASVAVVVTPAAIVVLGTRLDALDVRRLLRRSPPVPRPVDQQFWYRSTRFVMRHAVSIGLAVVTLLVLLGVPFLGVKWGFPDDRVLPSSASPHQVGNQLRTGFDADPATSVSVVIPDADGLGPQDIARYAADLSRVPGITAVSTPMGTFVSGVQTGPPSAATGEAQGSMFLTASSTAPLFSSSSETQLDQIHALAGPGGRNVDITGTAQTNRDTVNAIMSRLPMVLGVIAVISLLLLFMLTGSVFLPLKALVLNVLSLSAAFGAMVWIFQDGHLCGLGTTATGTLVTNMPVVLFCIAFGLSMDYEVFLVSRIREFWLASERTRAAADESVALGVAHTGRVITAAALVMSISFAALTAAHVSFMRMFGLGLTLAILVDATLVRTVLVPAFMHLMGRWSWWAPAPLVWLHKHIGITHGEPASPAPKHRWVPAQRRDSEEVQ
- a CDS encoding rhomboid-like protein codes for the protein MNSWLTAVWRYVRSAPLTYTWLAALLVTTIIQHQLHGRDLHVLLIQSSTNIHHLETDPLYVLVTSLFWIDGRFWTPYLVLFSLILAPAERWLGQIRWLSVGLIAHVLATYISEGLLYLAIHDHVAPERLVHVRDIGVSYFLVGVGAVLAYRIVRPWRWVYLGTAFIYFGAALVGNINFTAIGHLCALLIGLCCYPFTRPSRDAGRTTDSSIRSRTTV